Proteins from a genomic interval of Papaver somniferum cultivar HN1 chromosome 4, ASM357369v1, whole genome shotgun sequence:
- the LOC113273916 gene encoding leucoanthocyanidin reductase-like, whose product MAPSVVALPTACHDQLKGRTLIVGSTGFIGRFIAEASLNCGRPTYLLARSGSQYPSKAKTIKTLLDRGAIVLHGSINDQDFMEKLLKDYKIEVVISAVGGENILDQVTLIRAIIAVGTVKRFLPSEFGHDIDRADPVEPGLTMYKEKLEVRRLLKESGIPYTYICCNSVAAWPYHDNTHPSEVLPPLDRFQIYGNGTTKAYFVAGADIGKFTLKTIEDKRTINKSVHFRPSCNYLNINELASLWEKKIKRTLPRITISEHDLLSAAKENLIPQSIVASFTHDIFIKGCQINYAVEGPDNVEVSSLYPDIPFKTIDECFDDFVIKLIEHSPPLENAVKVVQNPGVDDGIATSNRLVDVRPITATYA is encoded by the exons ATGGCTCCTTCTGTTGTTGCATTACCAACTGCTTGTCATGATCAACTGAAGGGTCGAACTCTAATTGTTGGATCGACCGGGTTCATTGGACGTTTCATCGCTGAAGCTAGCCTTAATTGTGGTCGACCTACGTATCTCTTAGCTCGTTCTGGCTCGCAGTATCCATCTAAGGCAAAAACTATCAAGACTCTCCTAGACAGAGGTGCCATCGTATTACAT GGTTCAATCAATGATCAGGATTTCATGGAAAAGTTGCTTAAAGATTACAAGATTGAAGTGGTGATATCTGCTGTTGGTGGTGAGAACATTTTAGACCAGGTTACGCTTATTCGCGCCATCATAGCGGTTGGTACTGTCAAG AGGTTTTTGCCATCAGAGTTTGGGCACGACATAGATAGAGCTGATCCAGTAGAGCCAGGGCTAACCATGTACAAGGAGAAACTAGAAGTACGACGTCTGCTTAAAGAATCAGGAATTCCCTACACTTATATCTGCTGTAATTCAGTCGCTGCTTGGCCGTATCACGACAACACTCACCCTTCTGAAGTACTTCCACCATTAGACCGGTTTCAGATCTATGGAAACGGCACCACTAAGG CTTATTTTGTAGCGGGTGCCGATATTGGAAAATTCACCTTGAAAACCATCGAAGATAAACGTACAATAAACAAATCAGTTCATTTCAGGCCATCCTGTAACTACCTTAACATAAACGAGTTAGCATCATTATGGgagaagaagatcaagagaacTCTCCCAAGAATCACCATCTCTGAACATGACTTGCTTTCAGCTGCCAAAG AAAACTTGATTCCACAAAGTATCGTCGCTTCGTTCACTCATGATATATTTATAAAGGGTTGCCAAATCAATTACGCGGTTGAAGGACCAGACAATGTTGAAGTGAGCTCATTGTACCCCGACATCCCTTTCAAGACTATTGACGAATGCTTCGATGACTTCGTCATCAAACTCATTGAGCACTCTCCACCTTTAGAGAATGCAGTCAAAGTAGTCCAAAATCCAGGAGTTGATGATGGAATTGCAACTTCGAATCGTTTGGTGGATGTAAGGCCAATAACAGCTACATATGCCTGA
- the LOC113275636 gene encoding uncharacterized protein LOC113275636, whose amino-acid sequence MQQRTTMSWRRVAKSAQALAAHTFLFCFTILLLLKLDHVVSYSWWMIFSPLWLFHAVVARGRFSLPAPAIPHDRHWAPCHAIVATPLLLAFELLLCVYLDSIYVQGYAALNLKIVFLPLLAFEMIILIDNFRMCRALMPGDEEGMNDDAIWEMLPHFWVAISMVFLVAATTFTLLKLSGDVGALGWWDLFINFGIAECFAFLVCTKWTNPMIHRNNHTREASSSSNAVRYPDSSSSLVVSSEEEQFQERMCTLQDIGGHIMKIPLICFQVLLFMHLEGTPPGARHMPLPLIFSPLFLLQGAGVIFSILSLVERVVLLLRSGVNTSTTRYFRISSRARDCFGFIRRGSRLLGWWSIDEGSREEHARLYQCGTADAGYNTFCKYPPEIVKKMPKKDLAEEVWRLQAALGEQAEITKYSQQEFERLQNEKVLCRICFVADINVVLLPCRHRILCCACSDKCKKCPVCRVPIDERMSVYDV is encoded by the exons ATGCAGCAAAGGACAACTATGAGCTGGAGAAGAGTCGCTAAATCTGCTCAGGCTCTAGCTGCTCACACTTTTCTCTTTTGTTTCACGATTTTACTCCTGCTCAAACTTGATCATGTCGTTTCTTACTCTTGGTG GATGATTTTTTCCCCACTCTGGCTATTTCATGCAGTTGTTGCACGAGGGAGATTCTCTTTACCAGCTCCAGCTATACCGCATGATCGCcac TGGGCACCTTGTCATGCCATTGTCGCAACACCATTGCTTCTTGCCTTCGAGCTGCTCCTTTGTGTGTATCTGGACAGCATATATG TGCAAGGTTATGCAGCTCTAAATTTGAAGATCGTTTTTCTTCCACTGCTGGCTTTTGAGATGATTATTTTGATTGACAATTTCAG GATGTGCAGGGCTCTTATGCCTGGAGATGAAGAAGGGATGAACGATGATGCGATATGGGAGATGCTTCCG CATTTTTGGGTTGCGATCTCTATGGTTTTCTTAGTTGCTGCGACGACATTTACACTTCTTAAGCTGTCCG GTGATGTAGGTGCCCTAGGTTGGTGGGATTTATTTATAAACTTTGG CATCGCAGAATGCTTTGCTTTTCTTGTTTGCACAAAATGGACGAACCCAATGATCCATAGAAATAATCACACTCGAGAAGCAAGTTCTTCCTCCAACGCTGTTAGATATCCCGACTCAAGCAGTAGTTTAGTGGTTTCTTCCGAGGAAGAGCAGTTCCAGGAAAGAATGTGTACCCTTCAAGATATCGGCGGTCATATTATGAAAATTCCATTAATTTGTTTTCAAGTCCTTCTTTTCATGCATTTAGAG GGAACACCACCTGGGGCTCGGCATATGCCACTTCCACTTATTTTCTCTCCACTCTTCTTGCTTCAAGGGGCTGGAGTCATTTTTTCAATCTTAAGTTTAGTGGAGAGGGTTGTTCTTTTACTTCGTAGTGGAGTAAATACAAGTACAACAAGATATTTTAGAATTTCTTCAAGGGCTCGTGATTGCTTTGGATTTATTCGCCGTGGTTCTAG GCTGCTGGGTTGGTGGTCAATTGATGAAGGAAGTCGAGAAGAACACGCTCGTCTTTACCAGTGTGGGACTGCTGATGCCGG ATATAACACCTTTTGTAAATACCCGCCCGAGATAGTGAAGAAAATGCCTAAAAAGGATCTTGCTGAAGAG GTTTGGAGACTACAAGCTGCTCTTGGGGAGCAAGCAGAAATCACAAAATATAGCCAGCAGGAGTTTGAGAGACTTCAAAAT GAAAAAGTCTTGTGCAGGATATGCTTCGTGGCGGACATAAATGTGGTCTTACTTCCTTGCAGGCATCGCATCCTTTGCTG TGCTTGCTCCGACAAATGTAAGAAATGCCCGGTGTGCAGAGTCCCAATTGACGAGCGCATGTCTGTATATGATGTATAA